A window of the Euzebya pacifica genome harbors these coding sequences:
- the thpR gene encoding RNA 2',3'-cyclic phosphodiesterase, which translates to MRTFVALPVPAAAATMIQPATDGLRNRWPELRWTDPLGWHLTLAFLGEIDDDVATAVCATVAVALADVSPLQLGLPVTADTAPGSRGIVWLAVASPSLGDLAERVRDACAAAGAPPDRTRPFRGHLTLCRVPRRSTPDPAGLARTVAAAYEGPSLSWTADRVEVLRSDRTATGAQYTELANIPLT; encoded by the coding sequence ATGCGCACCTTCGTCGCGCTGCCCGTCCCCGCGGCGGCCGCGACGATGATCCAGCCAGCCACCGACGGCCTGCGGAACCGTTGGCCCGAGTTGCGCTGGACCGATCCGCTGGGCTGGCACCTGACCCTGGCCTTCCTCGGCGAGATCGACGACGACGTGGCGACCGCGGTGTGCGCCACGGTGGCGGTGGCGCTGGCGGACGTCTCGCCGCTGCAGCTCGGCCTGCCCGTGACCGCCGACACCGCTCCCGGGAGCCGAGGGATCGTCTGGCTTGCCGTGGCGTCACCGTCGCTCGGCGACCTGGCCGAGCGGGTGCGTGACGCCTGTGCGGCTGCAGGCGCGCCGCCGGACCGGACCCGTCCGTTCCGCGGCCACCTGACCCTGTGCCGGGTCCCGCGCCGGTCGACACCGGACCCTGCTGGGCTGGCCCGGACGGTCGCCGCGGCCTACGAAGGGCCGTCGTTGTCGTGGACGGCAGACCGCGTCGAGGTCCTGCGCAGCGACCGCACCGCCACCGGGGCGCAGTACACGGAGCTCGCGAACATCCCGCTCACCTGA
- a CDS encoding CinA family nicotinamide mononucleotide deamidase-related protein, with the protein MGTSAEIIAIGAELLLGDNTDTNSTWLSRRLVELGVTVVRHTSVGDGIDDMATAMEEALARADVVLTTGGLGPTQDDLTRVALARVAGVPLVRDHATLAEIEAYFASRNRQMSPSNAQQADIPEGGRWLTRVGSAPGLALEVGDGLVVCMPGVPSEMRVMFEQDVVAMLVERGGLATTVTRTVRTSGLSESGIADTLAELVSRVERDGGPTIAFLASRGETRVKVTATATDRPTALTMIDPIVEEVVSLLGRGVTGLDEEGVEHAIGRLLLAHGWTLAVAESITGGGVGARLVTVPGASGWFRGGLITYATEVKTMLAGLDPSGLQRTGPVEGTTAEALARAAADRCGADVGLGIVGVAGPDPVDDAPVGTVRVAVVVDGRPAVTKEMRMPGRSRVDIQSFGASGALSVLHTVLRDA; encoded by the coding sequence GTGGGGACATCAGCGGAGATCATCGCCATCGGGGCCGAGCTGCTGCTCGGCGACAACACCGACACCAACTCCACGTGGTTGTCCCGCCGGCTCGTCGAGCTCGGCGTGACCGTCGTGCGCCACACCTCCGTCGGCGACGGGATCGACGACATGGCCACCGCCATGGAGGAGGCGCTGGCACGTGCGGACGTGGTGCTGACCACTGGGGGGCTCGGTCCGACACAGGACGACCTGACCCGCGTCGCCCTGGCCCGCGTCGCCGGCGTGCCGCTCGTGCGGGACCATGCGACCCTGGCCGAGATCGAGGCGTACTTCGCGTCACGCAACCGGCAGATGTCGCCCTCCAACGCCCAGCAGGCCGACATCCCCGAGGGCGGGCGGTGGCTGACGCGGGTCGGATCGGCGCCGGGCCTGGCCCTCGAGGTGGGTGACGGCCTCGTCGTCTGCATGCCGGGTGTCCCGAGCGAGATGCGGGTCATGTTCGAGCAGGACGTGGTCGCGATGCTCGTCGAGCGGGGCGGCCTGGCCACGACCGTCACCCGCACCGTGCGGACCTCCGGGCTCAGCGAGAGCGGCATCGCCGACACGCTGGCCGAGCTGGTCTCCCGGGTCGAGCGCGACGGCGGCCCGACGATCGCGTTCCTGGCGTCGCGGGGCGAGACACGGGTCAAGGTGACGGCAACGGCCACGGACCGGCCGACCGCCCTGACCATGATCGACCCGATCGTCGAGGAGGTCGTGTCGCTGCTGGGTCGAGGGGTCACGGGCCTGGACGAGGAGGGGGTCGAGCACGCCATCGGCCGCCTGCTGCTGGCGCACGGCTGGACGCTCGCCGTCGCCGAGTCCATCACGGGAGGGGGAGTGGGGGCGCGCCTGGTCACGGTCCCCGGTGCCTCCGGGTGGTTCCGCGGAGGACTCATCACCTACGCAACAGAGGTCAAGACGATGCTCGCCGGCCTCGACCCCTCCGGCCTGCAGAGGACGGGACCGGTCGAGGGAACGACCGCAGAGGCGCTGGCCCGTGCGGCCGCCGATCGCTGCGGCGCCGACGTCGGCCTCGGCATCGTCGGGGTGGCCGGCCCCGACCCGGTCGACGATGCCCCCGTCGGCACCGTCCGCGTGGCCGTTGTCGTCGACGGCCGACCGGCCGTCACCAAGGAGATGCGGATGCCCGGCCGGTCACGTGTGGACATCCAGTCCTTCGGGGCGTCGGGGGCGCTCTCGGTGCTGCACACGGTCCTGCGGGACGCCTGA
- the pgsA gene encoding CDP-diacylglycerol--glycerol-3-phosphate 3-phosphatidyltransferase: MADTDHSDGDDPRGGATAATAEPSPLNLANAFTFLRVLLVPVIGVLLARSTGDAGTVTRWWAFGIFVFAALTDSIDGWVARRLVGVTRWGQLADPLADKLLIIGSLAILAALGELPWWAVLVIIAREVFVTWQRGSLLRDHDVVMPASVWGKVKTVTQVIAVTLYLYPGVADVAFVALLVAVAATVGSGLEYLARVQRLRQEAVAAATGGS; this comes from the coding sequence GTGGCCGACACCGACCACTCCGACGGCGACGACCCCAGGGGCGGCGCCACGGCGGCGACGGCGGAACCCTCCCCCCTCAACCTGGCCAACGCCTTCACCTTCCTGCGCGTCCTGCTCGTGCCCGTCATCGGCGTGCTGCTGGCGCGCAGCACCGGTGACGCCGGCACGGTCACCAGGTGGTGGGCGTTCGGCATCTTCGTCTTCGCGGCGCTGACCGACTCCATCGACGGGTGGGTCGCCCGCCGGCTGGTCGGCGTGACCCGCTGGGGACAGCTGGCCGATCCGTTGGCCGACAAGCTGCTGATCATCGGCTCGTTGGCCATCCTCGCGGCGCTCGGCGAGCTGCCGTGGTGGGCGGTCCTGGTGATCATCGCCCGCGAGGTCTTCGTCACCTGGCAGCGCGGGTCGTTGCTGCGCGACCACGACGTGGTGATGCCCGCCAGCGTCTGGGGCAAGGTCAAGACCGTCACCCAGGTCATCGCCGTGACCCTGTACCTGTATCCGGGCGTTGCCGACGTGGCGTTCGTGGCCCTGCTGGTGGCCGTCGCGGCCACCGTGGGCAGCGGGCTGGAGTACCTCGCCCGCGTCCAGCGGCTCCGCCAGGAGGCCGTCGCCGCCGCAACCGGAGGATCCTGA
- the rimO gene encoding 30S ribosomal protein S12 methylthiotransferase RimO — protein MTDSTLTPPAPDRRRVAIVTLGCGRNEVDSDNVGGLLGTGGFDIVDDPDGADCVIVNTCTFIGPAREESIETVLDAVDGDRPVVVMGCMAERYGDELAEAVPEAAAVVGFGQYTQLADIVGRAIDGSPAVAPATIAPASTGRRGLPVLGAGPAGPDAPPNVSFPVRTVPKGPWAYLKIAGGCDRVCTFCSIPSFRGRFVSRPLEELEAEVRWLASTGVRELVCVSENTTSWGKDLDHGRHGQVDLVEMFGRVEGLEMVRLMYLQPAEIIPELLDAMAASDTVVPYYDLSLQHASEPVLTRMARSGSPERFLRLMEGIRRRDPDAVFRSSFITGFPGETEADVETLMDFVGDAGIDWSGVFTYSPEDGTPAATMDDQVPTDEARARADAVTEVIEAVAQERTDAFVGRTLEMLVESHEGDTAIGRSYREAPETDGEIRAEGVQTPIGRMAPVTIVASDGVDLIARPA, from the coding sequence GTGACCGACTCCACCCTCACCCCTCCCGCCCCCGACCGTCGTCGTGTGGCGATCGTCACGCTGGGCTGCGGCCGCAACGAGGTGGACTCCGACAACGTCGGCGGCCTGCTCGGCACCGGCGGCTTCGACATCGTCGACGATCCCGACGGCGCGGACTGCGTCATCGTCAACACCTGCACGTTCATCGGCCCGGCCCGCGAGGAGTCCATCGAGACCGTCCTCGACGCCGTGGACGGCGACCGTCCGGTCGTCGTCATGGGTTGCATGGCCGAGCGCTACGGCGACGAGCTCGCCGAGGCCGTACCGGAGGCCGCCGCGGTCGTGGGGTTCGGCCAGTACACCCAGCTCGCCGACATCGTCGGCCGGGCCATCGACGGCTCACCCGCCGTTGCCCCCGCCACGATTGCGCCAGCCTCCACGGGCCGCCGTGGACTGCCGGTGCTCGGCGCCGGTCCCGCCGGGCCCGACGCGCCACCCAACGTCTCCTTCCCCGTCCGGACCGTGCCCAAGGGGCCGTGGGCGTACCTCAAGATCGCCGGCGGCTGCGACCGCGTGTGCACCTTCTGCTCCATCCCCTCCTTCCGTGGACGCTTCGTGTCCCGGCCGCTGGAGGAGCTGGAGGCGGAGGTGCGCTGGCTGGCCTCCACCGGCGTGCGTGAGCTCGTCTGCGTCAGCGAGAACACCACGTCATGGGGGAAGGACCTCGACCACGGCCGCCACGGCCAGGTCGACCTCGTGGAGATGTTCGGCCGGGTCGAGGGGCTGGAGATGGTTCGCCTGATGTACCTGCAGCCGGCCGAGATCATCCCCGAGCTCCTCGACGCCATGGCCGCCTCCGACACCGTCGTGCCCTACTACGACCTGTCCCTGCAGCACGCCTCCGAGCCGGTGCTGACCCGCATGGCCCGCTCCGGATCGCCCGAGCGCTTCCTGCGGCTGATGGAGGGGATCCGGCGGCGTGACCCCGACGCGGTGTTCCGCTCCTCCTTCATCACCGGCTTCCCCGGCGAGACCGAGGCCGACGTCGAGACGCTGATGGACTTCGTCGGCGACGCCGGTATCGACTGGTCGGGTGTGTTCACCTACTCACCCGAGGACGGCACCCCCGCCGCGACCATGGACGACCAGGTCCCCACCGACGAGGCCCGTGCTCGCGCGGACGCCGTCACCGAGGTGATCGAGGCCGTTGCCCAGGAACGCACCGACGCCTTCGTCGGTCGCACGCTGGAAATGCTGGTGGAGTCCCACGAGGGCGACACCGCCATCGGCCGCAGCTACCGCGAGGCCCCCGAGACCGACGGCGAGATCCGGGCCGAGGGCGTCCAGACGCCGATCGGCCGGATGGCACCGGTCACCATCGTCGCCAGCGACGGCGTCGACCTCATCGCCCGGCCGGCGTAG
- a CDS encoding helix-turn-helix domain-containing protein, giving the protein MAGIGETLRAERRRQGRSLADAAAETRVRESYLAAIEEDDFAVLGGDVYARGFIRLYGRYLDLDAEALVEAYRANHDTLEEVSAFPGSSIDDILPPDGRPRLPFNPAILGAVGLVALLVIAFFSFRGGGEAESEASEDPNAPGPSPAEVAEVPDEAPTEDDGQALANTPADPLVDASTPAQLDGPALTELVIEVSVLQPVRLNVVQGQPPVSNAQLDVGDSRTLTGDSAVVFRVSDAAAVDITVNGLPLVGLGGPGQAVEVSCAIGEQACQVRVI; this is encoded by the coding sequence ATGGCCGGAATCGGAGAGACGCTGCGGGCAGAGCGTCGGCGGCAGGGACGTTCCCTGGCCGACGCTGCCGCAGAGACGCGTGTTCGTGAGTCCTACCTCGCCGCGATCGAGGAGGACGACTTCGCCGTGCTCGGCGGGGACGTGTACGCCCGTGGGTTCATCCGCCTGTACGGGCGCTACCTCGACCTCGACGCCGAGGCGCTGGTCGAGGCGTACCGGGCCAACCACGACACCCTCGAGGAGGTCTCGGCCTTCCCCGGCTCCAGCATCGACGACATCCTCCCGCCCGACGGCCGGCCCCGGCTGCCGTTCAACCCCGCCATCCTCGGGGCGGTTGGCCTGGTCGCCCTCCTCGTCATCGCGTTCTTCTCCTTCCGGGGTGGTGGCGAGGCCGAGTCCGAGGCGAGTGAGGACCCCAACGCGCCCGGCCCCTCGCCCGCGGAGGTCGCCGAGGTCCCCGACGAGGCTCCGACCGAGGACGACGGCCAGGCGTTGGCCAACACCCCCGCCGACCCGCTGGTGGACGCCTCCACGCCGGCGCAGCTCGACGGCCCGGCGTTGACCGAGCTGGTCATCGAGGTCTCCGTCCTGCAGCCCGTCCGGCTGAACGTCGTGCAGGGCCAACCGCCGGTCAGCAACGCCCAGCTCGACGTCGGCGACTCGCGCACCCTGACCGGCGACTCCGCCGTGGTGTTCAGGGTCAGCGACGCCGCCGCCGTCGACATCACCGTCAACGGCCTACCATTGGTCGGCCTCGGCGGACCCGGACAAGCTGTCGAGGTGTCCTGCGCCATCGGCGAGCAGGCCTGCCAAGTTCGCGTGATCTGA
- a CDS encoding glutaminase: MAEISLDRHEAAPGVGQLDTILPRIAEEVSGLTGQGRVADYIPALARVPAERFALSVNPLHSEPVHVGDHDTTFSIQSISKVFTLTLALQRFEGDLWARIGREPSGDPFNSLVQLEHEEGIPRNPFINAGAIVVADLLLTCLEDPLHELVTMVSKLAGSKIVVDGEVALSEAETGYRNRSLAHLMKGFGNITHDPQDVLDVYFAQCSLAMTSDQLARALGYLANDGVDPASGERVLEVSQARRVNALMLTCGTYDAAGEFAFRVGIPCKSGVGGGVVGIVPHHLTACAWSPGLDATGNSVKGRAALEHLVTETGLSVF, from the coding sequence ATGGCCGAGATCTCCCTGGACAGACACGAGGCTGCCCCCGGTGTGGGGCAGCTCGACACGATCCTTCCCCGGATCGCCGAAGAGGTGTCCGGCCTGACCGGTCAGGGTCGGGTGGCCGACTACATCCCGGCGCTCGCCCGGGTGCCCGCCGAACGGTTCGCCCTGTCCGTCAATCCGCTGCACAGCGAGCCGGTGCACGTCGGCGACCACGACACGACGTTCTCGATCCAGTCGATCTCCAAGGTCTTCACCCTGACGCTGGCGCTGCAGCGGTTCGAGGGCGACCTGTGGGCGCGGATCGGCCGCGAACCCTCCGGTGACCCGTTCAACTCCCTCGTGCAACTCGAGCACGAGGAGGGGATCCCGCGGAACCCCTTCATCAACGCCGGGGCGATCGTCGTGGCCGACCTGCTGCTGACCTGCCTGGAGGACCCGCTGCACGAGCTGGTCACGATGGTCAGCAAGCTCGCCGGGTCCAAGATCGTCGTCGACGGCGAGGTGGCGCTCAGCGAGGCCGAGACGGGCTACCGCAACCGTTCCCTCGCCCACCTCATGAAGGGCTTCGGCAACATCACCCACGACCCGCAGGACGTACTGGACGTCTACTTCGCCCAGTGCTCCCTGGCGATGACCAGCGACCAGCTGGCCCGCGCCCTCGGCTACCTGGCCAATGACGGCGTCGACCCGGCGTCGGGCGAGCGGGTGCTGGAGGTCAGCCAGGCCCGCCGCGTCAACGCCCTGATGCTCACCTGCGGCACCTACGACGCCGCCGGCGAGTTCGCCTTCCGCGTGGGCATCCCCTGCAAGTCCGGCGTCGGCGGGGGAGTGGTCGGCATCGTCCCCCACCACCTGACCGCCTGCGCCTGGTCCCCGGGCCTGGACGCCACCGGCAACTCCGTCAAGGGCCGCGCCGCCCTCGAACACCTGGTCACGGAGACGGGCCTGAGCGTGTTTTGA
- a CDS encoding ABC transporter ATP-binding protein, translated as MTDHELPKPPRAASAVPPPVVPGPPASGPSGVGAGSTIEYDLHPSGSASVRPGSTAPPAPAPPAPQPPPFPVSSQPQQDPSPQYGHQPQPSSVAVLHEPIPTGFGGQLELDEYGNPVTPPEGFELPDGWAPCPDGADRREWVLDPTQPEPKIRIRHLTKAFGSRVIWEDLTFDIPKGKVTVVLGPSGTGKSVLLRHLIGLLRPTEGQLWVDDKNVPTLRNRPLLEVRKKYGVLFQDGALFGSMTIYDNVAFPLREHTRKNEKEIREIVEYNLEIVGLSDAAKLFPGEISGGMRKRAGLARGLVLDPEILLFDEPDSGLDPVRTAFLNELILDLKEKLDSTFVIVTHHIPTAKNVSDNLALLYRRQLMLAGPKERLLNSDMAVVRQFLRGSTMGPIGMSEEKDSGDVTAKYDESADQFSLEDMRDDAALPGSDH; from the coding sequence ATGACCGACCACGAGCTGCCGAAGCCGCCGCGTGCGGCGTCCGCCGTGCCGCCTCCTGTCGTGCCCGGTCCGCCGGCCAGCGGTCCCTCGGGCGTGGGTGCAGGGTCGACCATCGAGTACGACCTGCATCCGTCGGGCTCCGCCTCGGTGCGTCCCGGGTCCACCGCGCCGCCGGCCCCGGCACCGCCCGCGCCCCAGCCGCCACCCTTCCCCGTGTCCTCCCAGCCCCAGCAGGATCCGTCCCCGCAGTACGGCCACCAGCCGCAGCCGAGCTCCGTCGCGGTGCTGCACGAGCCGATCCCCACCGGGTTCGGTGGGCAGCTCGAGCTGGACGAGTACGGCAACCCGGTCACGCCCCCCGAGGGCTTCGAGCTGCCCGACGGGTGGGCACCGTGCCCCGACGGCGCCGACCGGCGCGAATGGGTGCTCGACCCGACCCAGCCCGAGCCGAAGATCCGGATCCGCCACCTCACCAAGGCGTTCGGCTCCCGGGTCATCTGGGAGGACCTGACCTTCGACATCCCCAAGGGCAAGGTCACCGTCGTCCTCGGACCGTCGGGTACCGGCAAGTCGGTGCTGCTGCGCCACCTGATCGGCCTGCTCCGCCCCACCGAGGGCCAGCTGTGGGTCGACGACAAGAACGTGCCGACCCTGCGCAACCGGCCGCTGCTGGAGGTGCGCAAGAAGTACGGCGTGCTGTTCCAGGACGGTGCCCTGTTCGGCTCGATGACGATCTACGACAACGTCGCCTTCCCGCTGCGCGAGCACACGCGCAAGAACGAGAAGGAGATCAGGGAGATCGTCGAGTACAACCTCGAGATCGTCGGCCTGTCGGATGCCGCCAAGCTGTTTCCCGGTGAGATCTCCGGTGGCATGCGCAAGCGTGCCGGGCTGGCCCGTGGGCTGGTCCTGGACCCCGAGATCCTGCTGTTCGACGAGCCGGACTCGGGCCTCGACCCCGTCCGCACGGCGTTCCTCAACGAGCTCATCCTGGACCTCAAGGAGAAGCTCGACTCGACGTTCGTGATCGTGACCCACCACATCCCGACGGCGAAGAACGTCAGCGACAACCTCGCGTTGCTGTACCGCCGGCAGCTGATGCTGGCCGGCCCGAAGGAACGGCTGCTCAACTCCGACATGGCCGTGGTCCGGCAGTTCCTGCGCGGCTCCACGATGGGCCCGATCGGGATGAGCGAGGAGAAGGACTCCGGCGACGTCACCGCCAAGTACGACGAGTCGGCCGACCAGTTCTCCCTGGAGGACATGCGCGACGACGCGGCCCTGCCGGGGTCGGACCACTAG
- a CDS encoding universal stress protein → MSVYSSVIVGTDGSVTAGRAVRRAATVAAGLQIPMIVATAYMRVRPEELGPRSVQAELPDNIGAFGYIGAQETARDGVSIALKAFPDLDIDVATPQGDPADALLEFTETRGNALLVIGGQGLGATGLFLLGNVPNKITHHAVGDVMVVRTGREREDDAPRRVLIGTDGSKTATKALDRGIAVASALGAGVTVLTVGRSGWATDVLAEASARVEAAGVPVETEQHDGDAAAVLVERAADYDLLVLGNRGMTGARRFLLGSVPNKVSHHVGADLLIVKTT, encoded by the coding sequence ATGTCCGTGTACAGCTCCGTGATCGTCGGCACCGACGGGTCGGTGACCGCCGGCCGTGCGGTTCGCCGGGCCGCCACCGTTGCCGCCGGCCTGCAGATCCCGATGATCGTCGCCACCGCCTACATGCGGGTGCGGCCCGAAGAGCTCGGTCCCCGGTCGGTGCAGGCCGAGCTGCCCGACAACATCGGGGCGTTCGGCTACATCGGTGCGCAGGAGACCGCCCGCGACGGCGTGTCGATCGCCCTCAAGGCCTTCCCCGACCTCGACATCGACGTCGCAACCCCGCAGGGCGACCCCGCCGATGCGCTGCTGGAGTTCACCGAGACCCGTGGCAACGCGCTGCTCGTGATCGGTGGGCAGGGACTCGGCGCCACCGGTCTGTTCCTGCTCGGCAACGTCCCCAACAAGATCACCCACCACGCCGTGGGCGACGTCATGGTCGTCCGCACCGGTCGGGAGCGCGAGGACGATGCCCCGCGCCGTGTCCTCATCGGCACGGACGGCTCGAAGACGGCGACCAAGGCGCTGGACCGCGGCATCGCGGTGGCGTCCGCCCTCGGTGCAGGCGTGACCGTGCTGACCGTCGGTCGGTCCGGGTGGGCCACCGACGTGCTGGCCGAGGCCTCCGCGCGGGTCGAGGCGGCAGGCGTGCCCGTGGAGACCGAGCAGCACGACGGCGACGCCGCCGCGGTGCTGGTGGAGCGGGCTGCCGACTACGATCTGCTGGTGCTCGGCAACCGCGGCATGACCGGGGCCCGCAGGTTTCTGCTGGGCAGCGTCCCCAACAAGGTGTCGCACCACGTCGGGGCGGACCTGCTGATCGTCAAGACGACGTGA
- a CDS encoding MlaD family protein, with protein MKKRTFINLVTVVLASSVLALYALTQLVAGAVFGQGYPVYVDLPEAGGLTENKQVTYRGVGIGSIADADLHEDGVRLELEIDQDARIPEDVDLVVLRQSAVGEQAVDFRPRVAESATTQYYEEGDVIVPLSIVLPTKPEDLLEVANRVFGNVDNDQAAVLISELADTVRGRSADLQSIMTDSAALSESVADNGAEYDRLFAASRIVNASLAENRDVLADLMTDFADSAQLIGEIRADVDGLLDTVPPTLALTTSVLERGDANLACSIRDLANLNEYVSDAPNLENLGETIRQQAYFFDAFRTIGPTSAQGEPWLRVHFLAETTPIAERYEPRRPIPDTLPGGACESVFGPGATSAFQLNHQLAVPEGEVVRPANDRGNPEARVSTSAGLSRLLRLPDLTVPAVPTAPGGSEVGAGG; from the coding sequence GTGAAGAAGCGGACATTCATCAACCTGGTCACCGTGGTGCTGGCCTCCTCGGTGCTGGCCCTGTACGCCCTCACCCAGCTCGTCGCCGGTGCGGTGTTCGGGCAGGGCTACCCCGTCTACGTCGACCTGCCCGAGGCCGGTGGTCTGACGGAGAACAAGCAGGTCACCTACCGGGGTGTCGGGATCGGCAGCATCGCCGACGCCGACCTGCACGAGGACGGCGTGCGGCTGGAGCTGGAGATCGACCAGGACGCCAGGATCCCCGAGGACGTCGACCTCGTCGTGCTGCGCCAGTCCGCCGTGGGCGAGCAGGCCGTCGACTTCCGCCCCCGCGTGGCCGAGTCCGCGACCACGCAGTACTACGAGGAGGGCGACGTCATCGTGCCGCTCTCCATCGTCCTGCCGACGAAGCCCGAGGACCTGCTCGAGGTCGCCAACCGCGTGTTCGGCAACGTCGACAACGACCAGGCCGCCGTGCTGATCAGCGAGCTCGCCGACACCGTTCGTGGGCGGTCGGCGGACCTGCAGTCGATCATGACCGACTCCGCGGCCCTGTCGGAGTCCGTGGCCGACAACGGCGCGGAGTACGACCGGCTGTTCGCTGCGAGCCGCATCGTCAACGCCTCCCTCGCGGAGAACCGGGACGTCCTGGCCGACCTGATGACCGACTTCGCCGACAGCGCACAGCTGATCGGCGAGATCCGGGCCGACGTCGATGGCCTGCTCGACACGGTCCCGCCGACGCTGGCGCTGACCACGTCGGTCCTGGAGCGGGGCGACGCCAACCTGGCCTGCTCCATCCGCGACCTGGCCAACCTCAACGAGTACGTCAGCGACGCACCCAACCTGGAGAACCTCGGCGAGACCATCCGCCAGCAGGCCTACTTCTTCGACGCGTTCCGGACCATCGGTCCCACCAGCGCGCAGGGCGAGCCGTGGCTGCGCGTGCACTTCCTGGCCGAGACGACCCCGATCGCCGAACGCTACGAACCGCGGCGACCGATCCCCGACACCCTCCCCGGTGGGGCCTGCGAGTCCGTCTTCGGGCCCGGCGCCACCTCGGCGTTCCAGCTGAACCACCAGCTGGCCGTGCCCGAGGGCGAGGTCGTGCGGCCCGCGAACGATCGCGGCAACCCCGAGGCGCGCGTGTCGACGTCGGCAGGCCTGTCGCGCCTGCTGCGCCTTCCCGACCTGACGGTGCCCGCGGTGCCGACAGCCCCCGGCGGCTCGGAGGTGGGCGCGGGTGGCTGA
- a CDS encoding MCE family protein: MTRWLTAVVVSLSLLLAGCSSDDATVVLATFDDVADLTTNASVRLADVPIGTVADIELDSELQAMVTMEIDPEVALPGRLRARLRKTSVLGERFIDLVPVGEGGEWISGNEVEDTEVVPELEEVIQTSTDLLIAVSTDTLAGAIRSGAEGLDGRGATLGEIIDDLNAVSTTYNANSADLVRLLEGLDQFLDTVGPQAEMHGRALEEIQQFTRVLAEEDDNLVDTLVNLQDLAETGTDIMVTHQQRIDDFVFRLDGITEELTRESTLTALDRLFVNLAQHNFSTIRGVNNEHAQVVLDFIVCGVNDEPGDPVRACRTPPQGREIPTPRPTQVDYDQ, from the coding sequence ATGACGCGCTGGTTGACCGCCGTGGTCGTGTCGCTGTCCCTCCTGCTCGCCGGGTGCTCCAGCGACGACGCGACCGTCGTGCTTGCCACCTTCGACGACGTCGCCGACCTGACGACCAACGCCTCGGTCCGGCTGGCCGACGTGCCGATCGGCACGGTCGCCGACATCGAGCTCGACAGCGAGCTGCAGGCGATGGTCACGATGGAGATCGACCCCGAGGTCGCCCTGCCCGGTCGCCTCCGTGCCCGGCTGCGCAAGACCTCCGTCCTCGGCGAGCGCTTCATCGACCTCGTCCCCGTCGGCGAGGGTGGCGAATGGATCTCCGGCAACGAGGTCGAGGACACCGAGGTCGTGCCGGAGCTGGAGGAGGTCATCCAGACCTCCACCGACCTGCTCATCGCGGTCAGCACCGACACGCTGGCCGGCGCGATCCGATCCGGTGCCGAGGGCCTCGACGGCCGCGGCGCCACCCTCGGCGAGATCATCGACGACCTCAACGCCGTCTCGACGACCTACAACGCCAACTCCGCCGACCTCGTCCGGTTGCTCGAGGGACTGGACCAGTTCCTCGACACCGTCGGCCCCCAGGCGGAGATGCACGGCCGGGCGCTGGAGGAGATCCAGCAGTTCACCCGGGTGCTGGCGGAGGAGGACGACAACCTCGTCGACACGCTGGTCAACCTCCAGGACCTGGCCGAGACCGGCACCGACATCATGGTGACCCACCAGCAGCGGATCGACGACTTCGTGTTCCGCCTCGACGGGATCACCGAGGAGCTGACCCGCGAGTCGACCCTCACCGCGCTCGACCGGCTGTTCGTCAACCTGGCGCAGCACAACTTCTCCACGATCCGCGGCGTCAACAACGAACACGCGCAGGTCGTGCTCGACTTCATCGTCTGCGGCGTCAACGACGAGCCCGGCGACCCGGTCCGTGCCTGCAGGACCCCACCGCAGGGCCGCGAGATCCCGACCCCCCGTCCGACACAGGTGGACTACGACCAGTGA